The nucleotide window GATTGCACGCGTCGTTCATCTGTGGCACGAAAGTCTACTTGGCCAGTGTGAACTGGTTGCAGTCGATATAGCCCATCCGAAATGCCTTGGCGCAACCGGTCAAATACTTCATGTAGCGCTCGTAGACCTCTTCTGACTGGATCTTGATGGCTTCGTCCCTGCGTGCCTCCAGCGTCTCGGACCAAAAATCAAGAGTCCTGGCGAAGTCCAGCTGCAGAGACTGCCGGCGGGTCACCGTGAAGCCCACCTTCGCGGTGTGCTCTTCGACCTTCTCGACCATCGGCAGTCGGCCGCCGGGGAAGATGTCGGTGACGATGAACCTGATGAATTTCGCCATTTCCATGGTCAACGGTATGCCGCGTTCGATGACCTGCTTGACGTGTAACGCGGTGATCGCGTGCAGCAGCATCAGCCCGTTGGCGGGCAGGGCTTCGTAGGCGAACTTGAAGAAATCGTCGTAACGATGAAAGCCGAAGTGCTCCAGCGCCTCAATGGTGACGATACGGTCCGCGGGCTCGTCGAATTCCGCCCAGTCGCGCAGCAGTACCCGGTGCGAGCGGTTGGTGTCGACGTCGCCGAGCAAGCGCTGGCAGTAGTTGTGCTGGTTCTTCGACAGCGTCAGCCCCACGACGTTGACGTCGTATTTCTCGATCGCGCGTTTGAGGACGGAGCCCCAGCCGCAGCCAATGTCGAGCAGAGTCATCCCGGGCTGCAGTTCCAGCTTGTCCAGCGTCAGATCGATCTTGGCGACTTGGGCTTCGTGCAGCGTCATGTCGTCACGAGGAAAGTACGCGCAGCTGTAGGTGCGCGTCGGATCGACAAACAGCGCGAAGAACTCGTCGGAAAGGTCGTAATGTGCCTGCACGTCGTCGGCGTTGGACCGCGTCGATGACAGGGATGTCGTCGTGTCAGGCATATGTCCTCCTGTGATGGTCCCCCTCAGCGGGTGACCATCCCCGGCACCCTACACGCAATGAGGCTCGTCCTTCGCATTTGAGCCCGCGCAGACTGGTCTTTCTTGATCGGGACACGACCGGCGCAATCACTACTTCTCCAGCGTGAATTGGTTGACGTCGATGTAGCCGACGCGGAAAGCGTTGGCGCAGCCGGTCAGATACTTCATGTACCGCTCGTAGACCTCTTCGGACTGAATCGCGATGGCCTCGTCCTTGTGCGCCTCGAGCGCTTCGGCCCACAGGTCGAGGGTCCTGGCATAGTGCGGCTGCAGCGACTGGCGGCGGGTCAGCGTGAAGCCGGCCTTGGCGGCATGCTCCTCGACCTTTTCGATCGACGGTAACCGGCCGCCGGGGAAGATCTCGGTGACGATGAACTTGATGAAGCGAGCCATCTCAAAAGTCATCGGCATCCCGCGCTCGATAATCTGCGGTCCCGTCAACCCGGTGATCGTGTGCAGCAGCATCACCCCGTCGTCGGGCAAGATCTTGTTGGCGAGGGCAAAGAAGTCGTCGTAGCGGTCGTGGCCGAAATGCTCGAATGCGCCGATCGACACGATTCGGTCGACGGGTTCATCGAATTGCTCCCAGCCCTGCAGCAGCACGCGCCGGCTGCGCGGCGTGTCCAACTCGTCGAACGAGTTCTGCACGTGCACGGCCTGGTTTTTCGACAGGGTCAGGCCAACGACGTTGACGTCATATTTTTCGATCGCGCGCCGCATGGTGGCGCCCCAGCCGCAGCCGACGTCGAGCAACGTCATCCCGGGCTGTAGGCCCAGCTTGCCCAGCGCCAGGTCGACCTTGGCGATCTGGGCCTGCTCCAGCGTCATGTCGGCGCGCTCGAAGTAGGCGCAACTGTAGGTCTGGGTGGGGTCCAGAAACAGCCGGAAGAAGTCGTCGGATAAGTCGTAATGCGCCTGTACGTCGTCAAAATGTGGCGTGAGTTCTTTGGCCATGACCTGAAATGCCTTTCCGGGCCGAGGCAACGGCCCTACGGTGCTAGCACCGGCGCACAAGAGCGCCAGAGCACCGAAAACGTCCCCCCAAGCGTGTTCGAGGCATGCTATCCGATTCAACGACGCAGCACTAAACTGCGACCGAATCTGCCCAGGTCACCCTACTTGGTAAGGGTGAACTGGGCCACGTTGATCAAGCCCCGGCGGAACCGCTCCGCGCATCCGGTCAGATAGTGCAGGAAGTTGTTGTACACCTCTTCGGACTGGATTTTGACGGCGTGTTCTCGCGCGGACTCCAGGTTGGTCGCCCACGTGTCCAGGGTGCGTGCATAATGCTGCTGCATCAGCTGGGTGTCCGCGACGGCGAAGCCGGCCGCCTGCGCGTTGTCGACGATATCGGGCT belongs to Mycobacterium basiliense and includes:
- the mmaA2 gene encoding cyclopropane mycolic acid synthase MmaA2 produces the protein MAKELTPHFDDVQAHYDLSDDFFRLFLDPTQTYSCAYFERADMTLEQAQIAKVDLALGKLGLQPGMTLLDVGCGWGATMRRAIEKYDVNVVGLTLSKNQAVHVQNSFDELDTPRSRRVLLQGWEQFDEPVDRIVSIGAFEHFGHDRYDDFFALANKILPDDGVMLLHTITGLTGPQIIERGMPMTFEMARFIKFIVTEIFPGGRLPSIEKVEEHAAKAGFTLTRRQSLQPHYARTLDLWAEALEAHKDEAIAIQSEEVYERYMKYLTGCANAFRVGYIDVNQFTLEK
- the mmaA3 gene encoding methoxy mycolic acid synthase MmaA3 — encoded protein: MPDTTTSLSSTRSNADDVQAHYDLSDEFFALFVDPTRTYSCAYFPRDDMTLHEAQVAKIDLTLDKLELQPGMTLLDIGCGWGSVLKRAIEKYDVNVVGLTLSKNQHNYCQRLLGDVDTNRSHRVLLRDWAEFDEPADRIVTIEALEHFGFHRYDDFFKFAYEALPANGLMLLHAITALHVKQVIERGIPLTMEMAKFIRFIVTDIFPGGRLPMVEKVEEHTAKVGFTVTRRQSLQLDFARTLDFWSETLEARRDEAIKIQSEEVYERYMKYLTGCAKAFRMGYIDCNQFTLAK